From the genome of Lotus japonicus ecotype B-129 chromosome 6, LjGifu_v1.2, one region includes:
- the LOC130723858 gene encoding uncharacterized protein LOC130723858: MGSLRSSPPPSPSLESHLSNYAVVAVFCPREPAPDVTLSNSIEIYHPSMNTWTYVSSIPGLLHDQVLKGFAMVSLGDFIYIIGGQICHKEMVHVNDESADFVDEGIQVVTNVLRYNVRTNQWFTCAPLSVARYDFACTVSDNKIYVAGGKSTLASARGISSSEVYDPDLDIWMTLPNLHTLRYKCTGVTWQGNVYIVGGFAEREDSDKTMPSIVERSSAEVYDTQAGRWELITGMWQLDVPPNQIVAVNDTLFSSGDCLNAWKGHIEAYDGKLWNEVEGSRKQSLLSTLEDHNIVQRLYLTMVPIGTRLFFLAGYRVGELGRTMSVVHMFDTSATCDAWRSFEPMELEGERELCSHCCVVQLS, from the coding sequence ATGGGTTCTCTCCGCTCTTCACCGCCACCATCACCATCCCTTGAATCCCATCTTTCAAATTACGCTGTGGTTGCTGTGTTTTGTCCAAGAGAACCAGCCCCAGATGTTACTCTCTCAAATTCAATTGAAATTTATCACCCTTCCATGAACACATGGACCTATGTTTCATCAATTCCTGGCCTACTCCATGACCAAGTTTTGAAAGGGTTTGCTATGGTTTCTCTAGGAGATTTTATCTACATAATTGGTGGCCAAATTTGTCACAAAGAAATGGTTCATGTCAATGATGAATCTGCTGATTTTGTTGATGAGGGCATCCAAGTTGTCACAAATGTTCTCCGTTACAACGTGAGAACCAACCAATGGTTCACATGTGCACCCTTATCCGTGGCAAGGTATGACTTTGCTTGCACTGTCTCTGACAACAAAATCTACGTGGCAGGAGGGAAGTCCACGCTGGCAAGTGCACGAGGGATCTCGTCGTCTGAGGTGTACGACCCCGATCTTGACATATGGATGACTCTGCCTAATTTGCACACTCTAAGGTACAAGTGTACAGGGGTGACATGGCAGGGAAATGTTTACATAGTGGGGGGTTTTGCTGAGAGGGAGGACTCGGATAAGACAATGCCAAGCATAGTGGAACGCAGCTCTGCTGAGGTGTATGACACGCAAGCAGGGAGGTGGGAGTTGATAACGGGGATGTGGCAACTGGACGTGCCACCTAATCAGATTGTGGCTGTGAATGACACACTTTTCAGCTCGGGGGATTGCTTGAATGCATGGAAGGGACACATTGAGGCTTATGATGGGAAGCTTTGGAATGAAGTTGAGGGTTCCCGCAAGCAAAGCCTACTTTCCACGTTGGAGGATCACAACATTGTTCAACGACTTTACTTGACTATGGTGCCAATTGGGACTCGGTTGTTTTTCTTGGCAGGTTATAGAGTAGGGGAGTTAGGAAGAACAATGTCTGTTGTCCACATGTTTGACACATCAGCGACATGTGATGCATGGAGGAGCTTTGAGCCAATGGAACTAGAAGGTGAGAGAGAGCTTTGTAGCCATTGTTGTGTTGTGCAACTATCATAG
- the LOC130726772 gene encoding uncharacterized protein LOC130726772: MGCFLSSDRSSHSPSSLAKSNDCQAPRSSLKAAESRAPPPEEETVKEVLSETPKWKPSLVKFEAEKPVFEEQSKVEKPFLKVEEISEVSEVCSLSESISTTTATDKREEEEELIRRVNGSPARMRKNRSYTGGRTERSPAGKSPARRSEQSPARRNAGRGFQSRDQQMGNAGTWNQPHRRDAGEKSGRRSRSPATRTDYGAAPRSVVGRSPSTRRTNQSPARVRAALPESGGRKVENSTVEDKWPSSSANESLENPLVSLECFIFL; the protein is encoded by the coding sequence ATGGGTTGCTTCTTGAGTAGTGACAGATCTTCACATTCACCTTCATCATTAGCAAAGAGCAACGATTGTCAGGCACCGAGATCTAGCTTGAAAGCTGCAGAAAGCAGAGCACCCCCGCCGGAGGAAGAGACGGTGAAGGAAGTGTTATCTGAGACGCCAAAATGGAAGCCAAGCTTGGTCAAATTTGAAGCAGAGAAGCCAGTGTTTGAAGAACAGAGCAAGGTTGAGAAGCCATTCCTCAAAGTTGAAGAGATCTCTGAAGTCTCAGAAGTTTGCAGCTTGAGCGAGAGCATATCCACGACCACGGCCACTGAtaagagagaagaggaagaagaattaaTCAGAAGGGTCAACGGATCTCCGGCGAGAATGCGTAAAAATCGATCCTATACTGGCGGCAGAACAGAGAGGTCGCCCGCCGGGAAATCGCCGGCGAGGAGGTCGGAGCAGTCCCCAGCTCGGAGGAACGCCGGGAGAGGATTTCAGAGCAGGGACCAGCAAATGGGGAATGCGGGAACCTGGAACCAGCCTCACCGGCGAGACGCCGGTGAGAAATCCGGCCGTCGGTCCAGGTCACCGGCCACCCGCACAGACTATGGAGCAGCACCGAGATCCGTCGTGGGTCGGAGCCCATCTACGAGAAGAACTAACCAATCTCCTGCAAGGGTCAGAGCCGCCTTGCCGGAGAGTGGTGGCCGGAAAGTGGAGAATTCAACGGTGGAGGATAAATGGCCATCATCTTCAGCTAATGAGTCACTAGAAAACCCACTTGTGTCATTGGAATGCTTCATCTTTCTCTAG
- the LOC130724219 gene encoding LOW QUALITY PROTEIN: protein GID8 homolog (The sequence of the model RefSeq protein was modified relative to this genomic sequence to represent the inferred CDS: deleted 1 base in 1 codon) — protein sequence MSLLLIVIRSFAEIEGMAASKKVITREEWEKKLNDVKIRKEDMNKLVMNFLVTEGYVEAAEKFRKESGTEPDIDLATITDRMAVKKAVQSGNVEDAIEKVNDLNPEILDTNPQLFFHLQQQRLIELIRNGKVEEALEFAQEELAPRGEENHSFLEELERTVALLAFEDVSNCPVGELLDISQRLKTASEVNAAILTSQSHEKDPKLPSLLKMLIWAQNQLDEKAAYPHINDISKATLEDPAV from the exons ATGtcattgttgttgattgtgattcGC AGCTTTGCAGAAATCGAGGGAATG GCTGCGTCAAAGAAAGTTATCACAAGGGAAGAGTGGGAGAAGAAGCTTAACGATGTGAAAATTAGGAAAGAAGACATGAATAAATTGGTAATGAATTTCCTTGTCACTGAGGGTTATGTTGAAGCTGCTGAGAAATTCCGAAAGGAGTCTGGAACCGAAC CAGACATAGATCTTGCGACAATCACTGATCGCATGGCTGTAAAGAAGGCAGTACAAAGTGGTAATGTTGAGGATGCAATCGAAAAAGTGAATGACTTAAATCCTGAG ATACTGGATACAAACCCCCAACTATTTTTCCATCTTCAACAGCAGCGATTGATAGAACTAATCCGAAATGGAAAAGTAGAGGAAGCTCTAGAGTTTGCTCAGGAGGAACTTGCTCCAAGGGGAGAGGAAAAT CATAGCTTTTTGGAAGAGTTGGAGAGGACTGTTGCACTGCTTGCCTTTGAAGATGTCTCTAACTGTCCTGTTGGCGAGCTTCTTGACATATCACAGCGTCTAAAAACAGCAAGTGAGGTGAATGCGGCCATACTTACTAGCCAGAGCCATGAAAAAG ACCCAAAACTTCCAAGCTTGTTGAAGATGCTGATCTGGGCCCAAAACCAGCTGGATGAGAAAGCTGCATATCCTCACATAAATGATATTTCCAAAGCAACATTAGAAGATCCTGCAGTTTGA
- the LOC130726356 gene encoding uncharacterized protein LOC130726356 yields the protein MGHHNNGGSWPPIGAPLNVRADQLQHWTSNFDSTVNAVSFGFVATAILISMFLVMAIFERFLRPPPPPPSGRRSRRAVESQVALGGKLGHSSPKMNGYGSWVSVLMPGEETPSFIAHPAPAPCSPERISWPSHHQNKTLPCSTSNIIPPNIDQV from the exons ATGGGACACCATAACAATGGAGGATCATGGCCTCCAATAGGGGCCCCACTCAACGTGAGAGCTGATCAACTTCAACATTGGACTAGCAACTTCGATAGCACGGTTAATGCTGTGTCTTTTGGCTTCGTTGCCACTGCAATTCTCATCTCCATGTTCTTAGTCATGGCTATCTTTGAGAGGTTCCTCagaccaccgccgccgccgccgtccGGTCGCCGGAGCCGTCGTGCCGTTGAGTCTCAGGTGGCTCTTGGTGGGAAGCTCGGTCACTCATCACCCAAA ATGAATGGATATGGAAGCTGGGTTTCAGTTTTGATGCCTGGAGAAGAGACTCCTTCGTTCATTGCTCATCCTGCTCCTGCACCATGTTCCCCTGAACGGATTTCATGGCCTTCCCATCATCAGAATAAAACATTACCTTGTTCTACTTCCAACATTATTCCGCCTAATATCGACCAAGTATGA